Proteins from one Mycobacterium adipatum genomic window:
- the crgA gene encoding cell division protein CrgA: MPKSKVRKKNDFTINPVSRTPVKVKAGPSSVWFVVLFVGLMLVGLLWLLVFQLGATGLNAPTWLGWMADLGPWNYAIAFAFMITGLLLTMRWR, encoded by the coding sequence ATGCCCAAGTCCAAAGTCCGTAAGAAGAACGACTTCACCATCAACCCGGTGAGCCGGACCCCGGTCAAGGTCAAGGCAGGCCCCTCGAGCGTGTGGTTCGTGGTGCTCTTCGTCGGGTTGATGCTGGTGGGCCTGCTGTGGCTGCTGGTGTTCCAGCTCGGCGCGACCGGCCTGAACGCCCCGACGTGGCTCGGCTGGATGGCGGATCTGGGTCCGTGGAACTACGCGATCGCCTTTGCCTTCATGATCACCGGACTGTTGCTCACCATGCGGTGGCGCTGA